One window of Salegentibacter sp. Hel_I_6 genomic DNA carries:
- a CDS encoding tryptophan 2,3-dioxygenase family protein — protein sequence MEIKPEIAERIFALEEKFKNSGQDLASYLDGLLHDRYLTYWDYLSIDTLLSLQKTLTHFPDEKIFISYHQITEIYFKLIIHEQKQIIEAESPDVDFLLEKYNRLNRYFRILIDSFDVMIKGMERDQFLKFRMSLLPASGFQSAQFRMIEIYATPLENLVSYKIRDQFSEKNKLEDLYENIYWKKGGIDLKTGEKTLTLRQFEKRYTPRFLRIASEYKGKTLFHKYRELPDSIKNNKFLKEALRNFDANVNINWPLMHMGAAYRYLNKDKESIAATGGTNWKEFLPPGFQKNSFFPYLWSEEELENWGQEWVNHKFNTEKKIAKN from the coding sequence ATGGAAATAAAGCCGGAAATTGCAGAACGTATTTTTGCACTGGAAGAAAAGTTTAAAAACTCAGGGCAGGATTTGGCGTCTTATTTAGACGGACTTTTGCACGATAGATACCTCACGTATTGGGATTATTTGAGTATTGATACCTTGTTGAGTCTGCAAAAAACCTTAACACATTTTCCAGACGAAAAGATTTTTATTTCTTACCATCAAATAACCGAGATTTATTTTAAGCTCATTATTCATGAGCAAAAACAAATTATTGAAGCCGAATCTCCAGATGTCGATTTCCTGCTTGAAAAATACAATCGATTAAACCGCTATTTTAGAATCCTCATAGATTCGTTTGATGTGATGATTAAGGGGATGGAGCGGGATCAATTTCTTAAATTCCGAATGTCTTTATTACCGGCCAGTGGATTTCAATCGGCACAATTCCGAATGATTGAAATTTACGCAACACCTTTAGAGAATTTGGTTTCTTATAAAATACGGGATCAATTTTCAGAAAAAAATAAGCTGGAAGATTTGTACGAAAATATTTACTGGAAGAAAGGTGGAATAGATCTTAAAACAGGCGAGAAAACCTTAACTCTTAGGCAATTTGAAAAGCGATATACCCCACGTTTTCTAAGGATAGCTTCAGAATATAAAGGTAAAACCCTATTTCATAAATACAGGGAACTTCCAGATTCAATTAAAAATAACAAGTTTTTGAAAGAAGCATTGCGTAATTTTGACGCCAATGTAAATATAAATTGGCCACTTATGCATATGGGTGCGGCTTATAGATATTTAAATAAGGATAAAGAGAGTATTGCTGCAACAGGAGGTACAAATTGGAAAGAGTTTTTGCCGCCAGGATTTCAGAAAAATAGTTTTTTTCCTTATTTATGGAGTGAAGAGGAATTAGAGAATTGGGGACAGGAATGGGTAAACCATAAGTTTAACACAGAGAAAAAAATTGCTAAAAATTGA
- a CDS encoding peptidoglycan DD-metalloendopeptidase family protein produces the protein MRKFSFLLVMLLAFTACEDDAKETALNEDKVEKKAPKPVKKEFGFILDEYEVVDGTVESGDSFGYILDQHGVDRGKIYQISEKVKDTFNPARITAGKKYKILKAKDSANTPQFFIYQNDKINYTVLGIGDSISVDRKRKPVSIKRREVSGVVSSSLSEAMLAQGLSNLLVYELSDIYQWSIDFFKLQKGDQFKMIYSEKYIDDTIFAGIENVEAAVFKHGDRPYYAFEYLTDSLTGQPSFYDEEAKALQSFFLKAPLNYSRISSRYTKRRFHPVQKRWKAHLGTDYAASHGTPIVSTADGTVIASTYTSANGNYVKVRHNDKYTTQYLHMSKRNVRNGQRVKQGDVIGYVGSTGLATGPHVCYRFWVHGKQVDPYRQNLPTAKHIEPEHKEKYFAAIEDLKVSLDKIPYKEF, from the coding sequence TTGAGAAAATTTAGTTTCCTACTAGTAATGTTATTGGCTTTTACAGCCTGTGAAGATGATGCGAAAGAAACCGCTCTTAATGAAGATAAGGTAGAAAAAAAAGCGCCTAAACCTGTAAAAAAAGAGTTCGGTTTTATTCTTGACGAATATGAAGTTGTAGATGGTACGGTAGAATCTGGAGATAGTTTTGGCTATATCCTGGACCAGCACGGTGTAGATAGAGGCAAAATTTATCAGATCTCAGAAAAAGTAAAAGATACCTTTAATCCTGCCAGAATAACTGCCGGGAAGAAATATAAAATTCTAAAAGCCAAAGATTCAGCCAATACTCCACAATTTTTTATCTATCAAAACGATAAAATTAATTATACTGTTCTGGGAATTGGAGATAGTATTAGTGTAGACCGAAAAAGAAAACCGGTAAGTATAAAAAGGAGAGAGGTTTCTGGGGTAGTTAGTTCTTCCTTATCAGAAGCTATGCTCGCGCAGGGTCTTAGTAATCTTTTGGTTTACGAACTTTCTGATATTTACCAATGGAGTATAGACTTTTTTAAACTTCAAAAGGGAGATCAGTTTAAAATGATCTACTCTGAAAAATATATAGATGATACCATTTTTGCCGGAATTGAAAATGTAGAAGCTGCTGTCTTTAAACACGGGGATCGGCCTTATTACGCTTTTGAATATTTAACTGATTCCTTAACCGGACAACCCAGTTTTTACGATGAGGAAGCTAAAGCATTACAAAGCTTTTTTCTGAAAGCTCCGCTAAATTATAGCAGAATTTCTTCAAGATATACCAAACGAAGGTTCCATCCTGTACAAAAGCGTTGGAAAGCCCACCTGGGTACAGATTATGCTGCATCCCACGGTACTCCAATTGTGAGCACGGCAGACGGGACAGTGATCGCATCAACTTATACTTCAGCCAATGGGAACTATGTGAAGGTAAGGCACAACGATAAATACACTACCCAATATTTACATATGAGTAAAAGAAATGTGAGAAACGGGCAAAGGGTAAAGCAGGGCGATGTGATTGGCTATGTAGGCAGTACAGGATTGGCAACTGGGCCTCACGTTTGTTATCGTTTCTGGGTTCACGGGAAACAGGTAGATCCTTATCGCCAAAATTTACCAACAGCAAAACATATTGAACCAGAACATAAGGAGAAATATTTTGCAGCTATAGAAGATCTAAAAGTTTCGCTGGATAAAATTCCTTATAAGGAGTTTTAA
- the pgi gene encoding glucose-6-phosphate isomerase gives MKNINPTHTTAWKKLEKHFNEIQEQQLKEQFKKDPERASKFTIAWEDFYLDYSKNRITTETRDLLLELAQECDLQSAITAYFKGDAINKTENRAVLHTALRAPADAKINYEGENVVPEVQEVKEKIRKFSEKIISGEKKGYTGKAFTDVVNIGIGGSDLGPVMVTESLQYYQNHLKVHYVSNVDGDHVNETIKTLNPETTLFLVVSKTFTTQETLSNATTLRNWFRKTAPREAVAEHFAAVSSNLKNVEEFGIAIENVFPMWDWVGGRFSLWSAVGLSVSLAVGYNNFEALLTGAQKMDEHFKTSDFKENIPVQLALLSIWYNNFYKAESEAVIPYTQYLHRLPAYLQQAIMESNGKSVDRNGEKVNYQTGTLIWGEPGTNSQHAFFQLIHQGTKLIPADFIGFKKSLHQDEDHHNKLMANFFAQTEALLQGKSKAEVQQELEAQGLSKEAVEKLLPFKIFEGNKPTNTLLIDKLSPESLGKVIAMYEHKIFVQGVIWNIFSYDQWGVELGKQLASKILNEIENKAVDNHDSSTKNLLKFFLK, from the coding sequence ATGAAGAATATAAATCCAACTCATACGACAGCCTGGAAAAAATTAGAAAAGCATTTTAATGAAATCCAAGAGCAGCAATTAAAAGAGCAATTTAAAAAAGATCCTGAAAGAGCTTCAAAATTCACTATTGCCTGGGAGGATTTTTATCTGGATTACAGCAAAAACCGTATTACTACTGAAACTCGAGATCTGCTTTTAGAGTTAGCTCAGGAATGTGATCTCCAATCGGCTATTACTGCCTATTTTAAAGGTGACGCAATTAATAAAACTGAAAATCGTGCTGTACTTCACACTGCGTTAAGAGCACCAGCTGATGCTAAAATAAATTATGAAGGTGAGAATGTAGTACCGGAAGTACAGGAGGTAAAAGAAAAAATTAGAAAATTTTCGGAAAAGATAATAAGTGGTGAGAAGAAGGGATATACCGGCAAGGCCTTTACCGATGTGGTGAATATTGGAATTGGAGGCTCAGACCTTGGTCCTGTGATGGTGACAGAATCACTGCAGTATTATCAAAACCATTTAAAAGTTCATTACGTTTCTAATGTAGATGGTGATCACGTTAATGAAACTATAAAAACATTGAATCCGGAAACAACTTTATTTCTGGTTGTTTCAAAAACCTTCACCACGCAAGAAACCCTTTCTAATGCAACAACATTAAGAAATTGGTTTAGAAAAACAGCACCACGAGAAGCCGTTGCAGAACATTTTGCGGCAGTTTCCAGCAACTTAAAGAATGTTGAAGAATTTGGTATAGCCATAGAAAATGTATTTCCAATGTGGGATTGGGTTGGTGGCCGTTTTTCTCTTTGGAGTGCAGTTGGTCTTTCAGTAAGTCTCGCGGTTGGTTATAACAATTTTGAAGCTTTGTTGACCGGAGCCCAAAAAATGGACGAACACTTTAAAACTTCAGATTTTAAAGAAAATATTCCAGTACAACTCGCCTTGTTAAGTATTTGGTACAATAATTTTTATAAAGCCGAAAGTGAAGCGGTAATTCCTTATACGCAATATTTGCATAGGCTTCCCGCTTATTTGCAACAGGCGATTATGGAGAGTAATGGTAAAAGCGTAGATAGAAACGGGGAGAAAGTAAACTACCAAACCGGAACCCTTATTTGGGGAGAGCCGGGAACCAATTCTCAGCACGCGTTCTTTCAGCTAATTCACCAGGGAACAAAATTAATTCCTGCCGATTTTATTGGTTTTAAAAAATCACTACACCAGGACGAAGATCATCATAATAAATTGATGGCTAATTTCTTTGCGCAAACCGAAGCCTTACTTCAGGGTAAATCTAAAGCTGAAGTTCAGCAGGAACTTGAAGCTCAGGGATTATCTAAAGAAGCGGTTGAAAAATTACTTCCTTTTAAGATATTTGAAGGAAATAAACCTACAAATACTTTACTCATAGACAAACTGAGCCCGGAAAGTTTAGGTAAAGTTATAGCCATGTATGAGCATAAAATTTTTGTACAGGGTGTTATCTGGAATATCTTTAGTTATGACCAGTGGGGCGTAGAATTAGGAAAGCAGCTTGCGAGTAAAATTCTTAATGAAATCGAAAATAAAGCGGTGGATAATCACGATTCTTCTACTAAAAACTTGTTAAAATTCTTTTTAAAATAA